The following coding sequences lie in one Lolium perenne isolate Kyuss_39 chromosome 2, Kyuss_2.0, whole genome shotgun sequence genomic window:
- the LOC127334738 gene encoding RNA polymerase II C-terminal domain phosphatase-like 2: MLYKPGGLQLVRPVIRVPKRNAVLTRLNPMDPRSSYFVNIRPGWDNLKTYLSKTSRWRKYKVYVCTKAARQYALEAWRLLDPEGSLISSEEISQRLVCVRPGSKKSLKRVFQKSSCHPNMAMVIDDRMNVWDDKDKRRVHNLPPYTPSVCPEDKVVNGCYVLQILRDYILEVHKGFFSEFDGMLLKKVDGLMYENDGLDLVYTPDVGDYVELTNNKIVEHSDSPISPKNTKSAKGEVGARINGEVDTMDLHEVSILVAAKKIKIAETIDISSSSEGDGAAAKDHVVKLGEEGDGAAASDLHASAGAPVHLDDAAAARLSAKLTRRGPRIKGGQTFDKYCVFPNLVEMYPEQLEALKHQVRETRPAIPFYVCTIKGASTLRGKSKMYFTRKFTQKYILKNMNLPADNVEVSFKNGSSVQVRMIMGKGKNKGAMITTNWRVVVQDTNMKDNDIFVFWFRSNGRLKLLVRKLKK, translated from the exons ATGTTGTATAAACCTGGCGGACTACAACTTGTTCGACCTGTAATCAGGGTCCCGAAAAGGAATGCGGTTCTGACTCGCCTTAACCCAATG GATCCTAGAAGTAGTTATTTTGTAAACATACGGCCTGGCTGGGATAATTTGAAGACTTATCTGAGTAAAACCAGTAGATGGAGAAAATATAAGGTATATGTATGTACAAAAGCTGCAAGACAATATGCTCTCGAGGCATGGAGACTGCTTGATCCAGAAGGCAGCTTGATCAGCTCAGAAGAGATTTCACAGCGTTTAGTATGTGTGAGGCCAG GTTCCAAAAAGTCGCTTAAGCGTGTGTTTCAAAAGAGTTCATGCCATCCAAATATGGCGATGGTGATTGATGACCGGATGAATGTTTGGGATGACAAAGATAAACGACGAGTTCATAATTTGCCTCCTTACACTCCATCAGTTTGCCCTGAGGACAAG GTGGTCAATGGTTGCTATGTGCTTCAGATTCTAAGAGATTATATACTGGAAGTACATAAAGGATTCTTCAG CGagtttgatgggatgcttctgaaAAAAGTAGATGGACTAATGTATGAAAATGATGGACTGGATCTTGTATACACTCCAGATGTTGGTGACTACGTAGAACTGACG AATAACAAGATTGTAGAACACAGTGATTCCCCTATATCACCCAAAAATACAAAGAGTGCTAAAGGGGAGGTGGGAGCAAGAATTAATGGAGAG GTTGACACCATGGACCTCCATGAAGTTTCCATCTTGGTCGCAGCCAAGAAGATCAAGATCGCTGAAACCATCGACATTAGCTCATCCTCCGAAGGTGATGGTGCTGCAGCAAAGGATCATGttgttaagcttggggaagaaggTGATGGTGCTGCAGCTAGTGATCTTCATGCTAGTGCTGGTGCACCGGTTCATCTAGatgatgctgctgctgctagaCTTTCTGCCAAGCTGACTCGCCGAG GTCCCAGGATAAAGGGAGGTCAGACATTTGACAAGTATTGCGTGTTTCCCAACCTAGTGGAAATGTACCCTGAACAACTTGAAGCCCTGAAACATCAAGTTCGTGAAACGCGCCCCGCAATTCCTTTCTATGTGTGCACTATAAAGGGTGCAAGTACTctgagaggcaaatccaaaatg TACTTCACAAGGAAGTTTACCCAGAAATACATATTGAAGAATATGAACCTTCCAGCTGATAACGTGGAAGTCTCTTTCAAGAATGGATCTTCTGTGCAAGTGAGGATGATCATGGGCAAAGGGAAGAATAAAGGCGCCATGATCACAACTAACTGGAGAGTTGTGGTGCAGGACACCAACATGAAGGACAACGAtatatttgtgttttggttcCGCTCCAATGGTCGTCTCAAGTTACTTGTTAGGAAGCTCAAGAAATGA